One window of the Actinomyces procaprae genome contains the following:
- a CDS encoding DUF998 domain-containing protein: protein MTVVTYNSWLAWGLNGDPQALSGYLSELAAQDQPYQWFFRLGDLAAAVVFVVIAALGRHGWSRWLGGRAPHVAVALALVAVGTALDTLFNLPCAESRDPVCAGTPSVIRHLHEAASVLVSVALVAMIALVALGMFERDGWTGRVWAVVGFAVVVGALLLFSAAAPALAPGTQGAVQIIQVVACSAWIALLAWRLEDKGEDQKEENGRRSANH from the coding sequence TTGACCGTTGTCACCTACAACAGCTGGCTGGCGTGGGGGCTGAACGGCGACCCGCAGGCGTTATCCGGCTACCTGTCCGAACTGGCGGCGCAGGACCAGCCATACCAGTGGTTCTTCCGCTTGGGGGACTTGGCGGCCGCCGTCGTCTTCGTCGTCATCGCCGCGCTGGGACGACACGGTTGGAGCCGCTGGCTCGGCGGCCGCGCCCCGCATGTAGCGGTGGCGCTGGCGCTGGTGGCCGTCGGCACGGCTCTGGATACCCTGTTCAACCTGCCGTGCGCGGAGAGCCGGGACCCGGTGTGCGCGGGAACCCCCAGCGTGATCAGGCACTTGCATGAGGCGGCCTCGGTGCTCGTGTCCGTGGCGCTGGTGGCGATGATCGCCCTGGTGGCGTTGGGGATGTTCGAGCGGGACGGCTGGACTGGGCGGGTATGGGCCGTGGTCGGTTTCGCCGTCGTCGTCGGGGCGCTGCTGCTTTTCAGCGCGGCCGCACCGGCACTGGCGCCGGGGACGCAGGGCGCGGTGCAGATCATTCAGGTGGTGGCGTGCTCGGCGTGGATTGCGCTGTTGGCGTGGCGGCTCGAGGATAAAGGTGAGGACCAGAAGGAGGAGAATGGCAGACGATCGGCGAATCACTGA
- the lysX gene encoding bifunctional lysylphosphatidylglycerol synthetase/lysine--tRNA ligase LysX, translated as MQTHDSLFPRLLPTLLCVVAVLALADSVLGTTPGIGPVLEFIFLWIIPLPSIDWLTAVVLFLLAASTDKRKRAAWTALTVMTVLVTLLYALVLVTALQDDELADMRYFLTVNVATLLAFLVLLALYRRSYTVRSQPGNTWRALAVFLVSAGSVTLVAIVIKFAISGVGLQQLSELFVGDVSPQWLVSLLGFAWAVSFLAAFWMLLRSQKQIAQMSVAEETRVRTLLAEHPADSLGYFATRRDRSVLLVGDSAVVYRVAKGVALASGDPLGDPSTWSAAARAFTRRAVEFGWTPAVIGVSEAGARAYADAGLRALHIGDEAVLNFARARIDDMPEVRRPVRRLKELGYTVRIRRHRTIPADELAALAYLAQDWLGGETERGFSMALGRLGDASDGECVMVEALFPPGDERGEVAALLSFAPWGSDGLSLDVMRRHPEADNGVTELMVYALMTEGVELGITRASLNFAVFRSAFVEGERIGAGPVRRLWRRLLLLASRWWQLESLYRSNAKYNPDWFPRMICYPDGGDMARVAFAMGVAEGFVSPPAWLSSTTGIQQPRRDDEESARLAAITKGTVSTTPPRQYTKQFASRLASRESMLAVGLDPYPPSVQVTDSCVDASGTCSVAGRVLAVRDHGGVVFADLRDRSGDLQILLERSTTGADDVARFRRLIRAGDQVVVSGTMGASRTGTRSLLASNWSVTSKALRPLPDKWRGIRDPETRVRQRHLALIVDPKERAMVTARSTAIQAVRRELMGRDYLEVETPILQPVHGGANARPFKTHINAYDLDLYLRIAPELYLKRLMVGGMERVFEIGRNFRNEGADATHNPEFTMLEAYQAYADYGVMKDVARDLIVGAARAALGTTVIRGRVAGVDHEIDLAEPWRTVSVCQAVCEGLGEEVGPDTPVEMLRRHADAIDMRYDPRWGWGTMMQELYEHLAESTTVAPTFFTDFPAETSPLTRPHREDARLAERWDLIVFGAEVGTAYSELVDPVIQRERLTAQSLAAAGGDPEAMELDEAFLAALEQGMPPSGGLGMGLDRLVMMLTGASIRETIAFPLVRPEL; from the coding sequence ATGCAGACCCACGATTCCCTATTCCCAAGGCTCCTGCCAACACTGCTATGCGTCGTTGCCGTGCTCGCGCTGGCGGACAGCGTGCTGGGCACCACACCCGGGATCGGACCGGTCCTGGAGTTCATCTTCCTGTGGATCATTCCGCTGCCCTCTATAGACTGGCTGACCGCGGTTGTGCTGTTCCTGCTTGCGGCGAGCACGGATAAGCGCAAGCGGGCAGCCTGGACGGCGCTTACCGTGATGACCGTGCTGGTGACACTGCTGTACGCACTCGTGCTGGTCACAGCGCTTCAGGACGATGAATTGGCGGACATGCGCTACTTCCTGACGGTTAATGTGGCCACGCTGCTGGCGTTCCTCGTGCTTCTGGCGTTGTACCGCCGCAGCTACACGGTGCGTTCCCAGCCCGGCAACACCTGGCGCGCCCTGGCGGTCTTCCTAGTCTCGGCGGGATCCGTCACACTGGTCGCCATCGTCATCAAGTTCGCCATATCGGGTGTGGGCCTGCAGCAGCTGAGCGAGTTGTTCGTCGGGGATGTGTCGCCCCAATGGCTGGTCAGCCTGCTCGGCTTCGCGTGGGCGGTCAGCTTCCTCGCCGCCTTCTGGATGCTGTTGCGCTCCCAGAAGCAGATCGCGCAGATGTCCGTTGCGGAGGAGACCCGTGTGCGCACATTGCTGGCTGAACATCCGGCGGACTCACTGGGGTACTTCGCCACTCGTCGGGACAGGTCCGTACTCCTGGTCGGCGACTCCGCCGTGGTTTACCGGGTGGCCAAGGGCGTGGCCCTGGCCTCCGGCGACCCCCTGGGGGACCCCTCCACCTGGTCGGCGGCCGCGCGTGCCTTCACCCGCCGTGCGGTGGAATTCGGCTGGACTCCAGCCGTGATCGGGGTCTCCGAGGCGGGCGCCCGGGCATATGCCGATGCCGGCCTGCGGGCGCTGCACATTGGGGACGAGGCCGTGCTCAACTTCGCACGCGCACGGATCGATGACATGCCCGAGGTACGCCGGCCGGTTCGTCGCCTCAAGGAACTCGGGTACACGGTACGGATACGCCGGCATCGCACGATCCCCGCCGACGAGCTAGCGGCCCTGGCCTACCTAGCACAGGACTGGCTGGGAGGTGAGACGGAGCGCGGCTTCTCCATGGCGCTCGGCCGCCTGGGCGACGCCTCCGACGGCGAGTGCGTAATGGTGGAGGCGCTCTTCCCGCCCGGTGACGAGCGCGGGGAGGTCGCCGCTCTGCTCTCCTTCGCCCCGTGGGGATCCGACGGCCTGAGCCTTGATGTGATGAGACGTCACCCAGAGGCTGATAACGGCGTAACTGAGCTGATGGTTTATGCCCTGATGACAGAGGGCGTTGAGCTCGGCATCACTCGGGCTTCACTCAACTTCGCGGTCTTCCGGTCTGCGTTCGTGGAGGGTGAGAGGATCGGTGCCGGCCCCGTTCGGCGTCTGTGGCGCCGACTGCTGCTGCTCGCCTCACGCTGGTGGCAGCTGGAGTCCCTCTACCGTTCCAATGCGAAGTACAATCCCGACTGGTTCCCACGGATGATCTGCTACCCCGATGGCGGGGATATGGCCCGCGTGGCCTTTGCCATGGGAGTCGCGGAAGGATTCGTGTCCCCTCCCGCATGGTTGTCATCGACCACAGGTATTCAGCAGCCGCGCCGCGACGACGAGGAGTCGGCCCGCCTGGCGGCCATTACCAAGGGAACGGTCAGTACCACCCCGCCCAGGCAGTACACCAAGCAGTTCGCGTCGCGTCTGGCTTCACGAGAGTCCATGCTCGCCGTCGGACTCGACCCATACCCGCCATCGGTCCAGGTCACGGACTCCTGCGTTGACGCCTCCGGAACGTGCTCTGTGGCCGGCAGAGTCTTGGCGGTACGCGACCACGGCGGCGTCGTCTTCGCTGATCTTCGGGACCGCAGCGGCGACTTGCAGATTCTCCTCGAGCGTTCCACGACCGGCGCCGACGACGTTGCCCGGTTCCGGCGGTTGATACGCGCCGGTGACCAGGTGGTCGTCTCCGGCACGATGGGAGCGTCGCGTACCGGAACACGCAGCCTGCTGGCGTCCAACTGGTCCGTCACCTCCAAGGCGCTGCGGCCCCTGCCGGACAAGTGGCGGGGCATACGCGATCCCGAGACTCGGGTGCGGCAACGTCACCTGGCGCTGATCGTCGACCCGAAGGAGCGTGCGATGGTGACGGCCCGGTCCACAGCCATCCAGGCGGTCCGCCGGGAGCTAATGGGACGCGACTACCTGGAGGTGGAGACGCCCATACTCCAACCCGTGCATGGCGGCGCGAACGCACGCCCGTTCAAGACACACATCAACGCCTATGATCTGGACCTGTACCTGCGTATCGCCCCGGAGCTGTATCTCAAGCGACTCATGGTCGGCGGCATGGAGCGGGTCTTCGAGATCGGCCGCAACTTCCGCAATGAGGGCGCCGACGCCACGCACAACCCGGAGTTCACCATGCTGGAGGCCTATCAGGCTTACGCCGACTATGGCGTCATGAAGGACGTGGCGCGTGATCTGATCGTGGGCGCGGCACGGGCAGCGCTTGGCACCACCGTGATTCGTGGCAGGGTGGCCGGTGTGGACCATGAAATCGATCTGGCGGAGCCGTGGCGGACGGTGAGTGTGTGCCAAGCCGTTTGTGAGGGGCTGGGTGAGGAGGTCGGACCGGATACTCCCGTCGAGATGCTGCGCCGGCACGCCGACGCCATCGACATGCGCTACGACCCGCGTTGGGGCTGGGGAACGATGATGCAGGAGCTGTACGAGCATCTGGCGGAATCCACCACCGTCGCCCCGACCTTCTTCACCGACTTTCCGGCGGAGACCTCTCCGTTGACCAGGCCACACCGCGAGGACGCCCGGTTGGCCGAGCGCTGGGACCTGATCGTATTCGGCGCCGAGGTGGGCACCGCCTACTCCGAGCTGGTGGATCCGGTGATTCAGCGTGAACGCTTGACTGCTCAGTCCTTGGCGGCCGCCGGGGGTGATCCCGAGGCCATGGAGCTGGACGAGGCCTTCCTAGCGGCGCTGGAGCAGGGAATGCCGCCCTCGGGTGGGCTGGGCATGGGGCTGGACCGGTTGGTCATGATGCTCACCGGCGCGTCGATTCGCGAGACGATCGCCTTCCCGCTGGTCAGGCCGGAGCTATGA
- a CDS encoding HEAT repeat domain-containing protein: MVDTSTWIAELKELEAKDWPAYLNQRSGLPGPRANIELIATAALVADSAVVEELLADGGEYTTACAAAALGYRAADAAFERRARELATDERWRVREAVTIGLQLLGDSDPQTLFSLVLAWADDTDPLVQRAAAVAICEPRLLRTVDGARIAIDVCRRTTDHLIALPPQDRKAPAARTLRKSLGYCWSVAVAADPGAGLPVFAALDVGDPDVAWIVTQNRRKKRLSKLLGNLG; the protein is encoded by the coding sequence ATGGTCGACACATCGACGTGGATCGCTGAGCTCAAGGAGCTGGAAGCCAAGGACTGGCCCGCCTACCTGAACCAGCGCTCTGGGCTTCCCGGCCCCCGCGCGAACATCGAGCTGATCGCGACGGCCGCGCTGGTAGCCGACTCCGCGGTAGTCGAGGAGCTGCTGGCCGACGGCGGCGAGTACACCACTGCCTGTGCGGCCGCTGCGCTGGGCTACCGGGCGGCCGACGCGGCCTTTGAGCGGCGGGCGCGGGAGCTGGCCACCGACGAGCGCTGGCGTGTGCGCGAGGCCGTCACCATCGGCCTGCAACTACTGGGTGATTCCGACCCGCAAACATTGTTCTCCCTCGTCCTGGCATGGGCGGATGACACGGACCCGTTGGTACAGCGCGCCGCCGCGGTGGCGATCTGCGAGCCGCGGCTGCTGCGTACCGTCGATGGTGCTCGGATCGCCATCGACGTGTGCCGACGCACCACCGATCACCTCATTGCGCTGCCCCCACAGGACCGCAAGGCCCCGGCGGCGCGGACGCTGCGCAAGTCCCTGGGCTACTGCTGGAGCGTGGCCGTGGCGGCCGACCCCGGCGCGGGGCTCCCCGTATTCGCGGCGCTCGACGTCGGCGACCCCGACGTGGCCTGGATCGTCACCCAGAACCGCCGCAAGAAGCGCCTGTCCAAGCTCCTCGGCAACCTAGGCTGA
- the pgi gene encoding glucose-6-phosphate isomerase: MSTTRTPVDPTATAAWKRLTELHQSMEPDLRAWFAQDPQRAERYSYEVGDLFVDLSKNFLTDEVRDALVELAEAVDVPGRRDAMFAGEHINITEDRAVLHTALRRPATDTLTVDGQDVVADVHEVLEKIYAFARRVRSGEWTGVTGKPIKTVVNIGIGGSDLGPVMVYEALRPYVQEGLEARFISNIDPNDCAEKVSDLDPETTLFIIASKTFTTLETLTNARMARTWLLEALAARGISTDGAVAKHFVAVSTALDKVEAFGIDPANAFGFWNWVGGRYSVDSAVGTVLAVAVGPENFADFLSGFHAVDEHFATKAPAENVPMLMGLLGVWYVNFFQAASHAVLPYAQYLHRFPAYLQQLTMESNGKSVRWDGSPVVADTGEIFWGEPGTNGQHAFFQLLHQGTRLIPADFITVANPAHPVKDGEADVHELLLSNFLAQTAALAFGKTADEVRAEGTPEAIVPARVFSGNRPTTSILAPALTPAVVGQLIALYEHITFTEGIVWGIDSFDQWGVELGKKLALEIAPAVRGDEAAYAGQDASTRQLIDRYRGLRH; this comes from the coding sequence ATGTCGACAACACGCACACCGGTTGACCCCACCGCCACGGCCGCCTGGAAGCGGCTTACCGAGCTGCACCAGTCCATGGAGCCCGACCTGCGCGCCTGGTTCGCCCAGGACCCGCAGCGCGCCGAGCGCTACTCCTACGAGGTGGGCGACCTGTTCGTCGACCTGTCCAAGAACTTCCTGACCGATGAGGTCCGCGACGCCCTGGTGGAACTCGCCGAGGCCGTGGACGTTCCCGGCCGCCGCGACGCCATGTTCGCCGGAGAGCACATCAACATCACCGAGGACCGCGCCGTCCTGCACACCGCCCTGCGCCGCCCCGCCACCGACACCCTCACCGTTGACGGGCAGGACGTCGTAGCCGACGTGCACGAGGTCCTGGAGAAGATCTACGCCTTCGCCCGCCGCGTGCGCTCGGGGGAGTGGACCGGCGTGACCGGCAAGCCCATCAAGACGGTCGTCAACATCGGTATCGGCGGCAGCGACCTCGGCCCGGTCATGGTCTACGAGGCCCTGCGCCCCTACGTCCAGGAGGGCCTCGAGGCCCGCTTCATCTCCAACATCGACCCCAACGACTGCGCCGAGAAGGTCTCCGACCTGGACCCGGAGACCACCCTGTTCATCATCGCCTCCAAGACCTTCACCACCCTGGAGACCCTCACCAACGCCCGCATGGCCCGCACCTGGCTGCTGGAGGCGCTGGCCGCGCGCGGCATCAGCACCGACGGCGCCGTCGCCAAGCACTTCGTGGCCGTGTCCACCGCCCTGGACAAGGTGGAGGCCTTCGGCATCGACCCGGCCAACGCCTTCGGCTTCTGGAACTGGGTGGGCGGGCGCTACTCGGTGGACTCCGCCGTCGGCACCGTGCTGGCCGTGGCCGTCGGCCCGGAGAACTTCGCCGACTTCCTGTCCGGCTTCCACGCCGTCGACGAGCACTTCGCCACCAAGGCGCCGGCGGAGAACGTGCCCATGCTCATGGGCCTGCTGGGCGTCTGGTACGTGAACTTCTTCCAGGCCGCCTCCCACGCGGTGCTGCCCTACGCCCAGTACCTGCACCGCTTCCCGGCGTACCTGCAGCAGCTGACCATGGAGTCCAACGGCAAGTCCGTGCGCTGGGACGGCAGCCCCGTGGTGGCCGACACCGGGGAGATCTTCTGGGGCGAGCCCGGCACCAACGGCCAGCACGCCTTCTTCCAGCTGCTGCACCAGGGCACCCGGCTGATCCCCGCCGACTTCATCACCGTCGCCAACCCGGCCCACCCGGTCAAGGACGGCGAGGCGGACGTGCACGAGCTGCTGCTGTCCAACTTCCTGGCCCAGACCGCCGCCCTCGCCTTCGGCAAGACCGCCGATGAGGTGCGCGCGGAGGGCACCCCGGAGGCGATCGTCCCGGCCCGCGTGTTCAGCGGAAACCGGCCGACGACGTCGATCCTCGCCCCGGCCCTCACCCCCGCCGTGGTCGGGCAGCTGATCGCCCTGTACGAGCACATCACCTTCACCGAGGGCATCGTGTGGGGCATCGACTCCTTCGACCAGTGGGGCGTGGAGCTCGGTAAGAAGCTGGCCCTGGAGATCGCCCCCGCGGTACGCGGAGACGAGGCCGCCTACGCCGGCCAGGACGCCTCCACCCGGCAGCTGATCGACCGCTACCGCGGCCTGCGGCACTGA
- a CDS encoding MFS transporter: MESQRTDYLAWLCADTSWQLGSVVGTFALTMVALDVTGSTAQAGLVSTVAGLAAAALSIPGGVAMDRVDRRWAIIASGMLRAVLYSAVALMCVTGKLSLGLLAGCAGAAGLITGVFGTASDAALPSIVSGERLPGALAVNRGRDGVVNIIGQPISGLFLAVGSWVPFVASVVGALGQAVGISRVRADLHPLADDAHSAAAPAPERAVTWRCLLRILTRPAVLALASSAMLSNLEVLLLIDGMQMALRVAGASTAAVGLLNTFMAVGLLVGALPASWLIQRVRAGRIIAVGSLLCTLLVLPVLVQPRPVVQAVTLALVGLPTAATSGCTFGYIQHVVPKAGQGRALALVGLVIAAISAVVPVTAGVLLELGGLRLCVLVALGLGAAATAVVVAVTPARRLARASEW; this comes from the coding sequence GTGGAGTCACAGCGCACCGATTACCTGGCGTGGTTGTGCGCGGACACCTCCTGGCAGCTGGGCTCGGTGGTCGGCACCTTCGCGCTGACAATGGTCGCGCTGGACGTCACCGGGTCGACGGCGCAGGCGGGCCTGGTCTCGACGGTCGCCGGATTGGCGGCTGCGGCGCTTTCAATACCCGGCGGCGTGGCGATGGATCGCGTGGATCGACGCTGGGCCATCATTGCCTCCGGGATGCTGCGGGCCGTGCTCTATTCCGCGGTTGCTCTCATGTGCGTGACCGGCAAGCTTTCGCTCGGCCTGCTCGCCGGGTGCGCCGGAGCCGCGGGGCTCATCACCGGTGTGTTCGGCACGGCGTCGGACGCTGCCCTGCCAAGCATTGTCTCCGGCGAACGGCTGCCCGGCGCGCTGGCCGTGAACCGGGGACGTGACGGCGTCGTCAACATAATCGGGCAGCCGATTTCTGGGCTATTTCTGGCGGTGGGCTCCTGGGTGCCATTCGTGGCCTCGGTGGTCGGTGCACTCGGTCAGGCCGTCGGCATCAGTCGCGTGCGGGCGGACCTGCACCCGCTTGCCGACGACGCCCACAGTGCGGCTGCACCAGCGCCGGAACGCGCGGTGACCTGGCGGTGCCTGCTGCGAATACTCACCCGACCGGCCGTGTTGGCCCTGGCATCTTCGGCCATGCTGTCAAACCTCGAGGTCTTGCTCCTGATAGACGGGATGCAGATGGCCCTGCGCGTGGCCGGCGCCTCCACCGCCGCAGTAGGACTGCTGAACACGTTCATGGCGGTGGGCTTGCTCGTCGGTGCGCTGCCCGCGTCGTGGCTAATTCAACGCGTGCGGGCCGGCAGGATCATCGCCGTGGGATCGCTGCTGTGCACGCTCTTGGTGCTTCCCGTATTGGTCCAACCGCGACCCGTCGTCCAGGCGGTTACGCTGGCACTCGTCGGGTTGCCCACCGCGGCCACGAGTGGCTGCACCTTCGGTTACATCCAACACGTGGTGCCGAAAGCCGGACAGGGACGCGCCCTGGCGCTGGTGGGGCTGGTCATCGCCGCGATCTCGGCGGTCGTGCCGGTCACGGCCGGGGTGCTGCTCGAACTCGGCGGCCTGCGCCTGTGCGTGTTGGTCGCCCTCGGCCTCGGGGCGGCGGCAACCGCTGTGGTTGTAGCAGTCACGCCCGCGAGGCGTCTGGCGCGCGCCTCCGAGTGGTGA
- a CDS encoding GyrI-like domain-containing protein: MAFDYKKEYKEFYAPPRRPGIVTVPVMNFIAVQGSGDPNREDGEYQQAMSLLYAIAFTIKMSKRSGHLMEGYFDYVVPPLEGFWWQEGIDGVDYAHKDQFQWVCAIRLPDFVTEAEFAWAVEEATRKKGTDYSKVKFMTLQEGLCVQCLHVGPYDDEPATIALMHEFARSEGYAPDFSEARRHHEIYLSDARRVAPERLRTVIRHPIAGIS; this comes from the coding sequence ATGGCCTTCGACTACAAGAAGGAATACAAGGAGTTCTACGCCCCGCCCAGGCGGCCGGGCATCGTTACCGTTCCCGTGATGAACTTCATCGCCGTGCAAGGCAGCGGCGACCCCAACCGCGAGGACGGCGAGTATCAGCAGGCAATGAGCTTGCTTTACGCCATCGCCTTCACCATCAAGATGAGCAAGCGGTCCGGACACCTGATGGAGGGGTATTTCGACTACGTCGTGCCGCCGTTGGAGGGGTTCTGGTGGCAGGAGGGTATCGACGGCGTCGACTACGCCCACAAGGACCAGTTCCAGTGGGTCTGCGCGATCCGGCTGCCCGACTTCGTAACCGAGGCCGAGTTCGCCTGGGCCGTCGAGGAGGCGACGCGCAAGAAGGGCACCGACTACTCCAAAGTGAAGTTCATGACACTCCAAGAGGGGCTATGCGTGCAGTGCCTTCACGTGGGTCCCTACGATGACGAGCCCGCGACCATAGCGCTCATGCACGAATTCGCGCGATCAGAAGGCTATGCCCCAGACTTCTCCGAAGCGCGCCGCCATCACGAGATCTACCTGAGCGACGCTCGGCGAGTCGCTCCCGAGAGACTCAGAACTGTGATTCGGCATCCAATCGCCGGGATCTCGTAG
- a CDS encoding DNA-3-methyladenine glycosylase I: protein MGDLVIGEDGLARPVWAAADPLLRDYYDTEWGMPVRDERGVFERLSLEAFQSGLSWRTILVKRPAFREAFASFQPEAVAAFGDDDVARLLADTRIVRNRAKILATINNARATVALRGADDVDGGLAGLVWSYRPAATPAPHTLAETPTRSPESEALARRLKRLGFRFVGPTTVFALMEAIGIVDTHLVGSWRRGSSGVWG, encoded by the coding sequence ATGGGAGACCTGGTGATCGGCGAGGACGGGCTGGCCCGGCCGGTGTGGGCCGCCGCCGACCCGCTGCTGCGCGACTACTACGACACCGAGTGGGGCATGCCCGTGCGCGATGAGCGCGGCGTGTTCGAGCGCCTCAGCCTGGAGGCCTTCCAGTCGGGCCTGTCCTGGCGCACCATCCTGGTCAAGCGGCCCGCCTTCCGGGAGGCCTTCGCGAGCTTCCAGCCGGAGGCGGTGGCCGCCTTCGGGGACGACGACGTGGCCCGCCTGCTGGCCGACACCAGGATCGTGCGCAACCGGGCGAAGATCCTGGCCACCATCAACAATGCCCGGGCCACCGTGGCGCTGCGGGGCGCCGACGACGTCGACGGCGGCCTGGCCGGCCTGGTGTGGTCCTACCGGCCGGCGGCCACGCCCGCCCCGCACACCCTGGCGGAGACGCCCACGCGCTCACCGGAGTCGGAGGCGCTGGCTCGCCGGCTCAAGCGCCTGGGCTTCCGGTTCGTCGGCCCGACGACGGTCTTCGCACTCATGGAGGCCATCGGCATCGTGGACACCCACCTGGTGGGCTCCTGGCGGCGCGGCTCCTCCGGGGTGTGGGGCTAG
- a CDS encoding alpha/beta fold hydrolase, whose protein sequence is MVFLNGCGLSAAGWNEVVAALEGRRVITLDRPGHNGTRAAGPPSLADETRLLAELLDAEAAPVVVVAHSMASFQAEAIARLRPERLVGVVLVDPSVPPPCARSSAAAGALASLAARMVRLGPVRGVAGRMLRAGMRSQTVRPQAIDSPRWRSLWSGEQALAAAAAEWLSYRDQAAQLLVLRARQKAPAPARVAVLEAPPFNGATAVVSLLSAFRTSRIRRVSGSRHLMMLDAPPVIVEEIERLS, encoded by the coding sequence GTGGTGTTCCTGAACGGTTGCGGACTGTCCGCCGCCGGATGGAACGAGGTGGTCGCCGCTCTGGAGGGAAGACGGGTTATCACTCTTGACCGTCCCGGGCACAACGGCACCAGGGCTGCGGGGCCGCCGTCACTTGCGGACGAGACCCGCCTCCTCGCGGAGCTGCTGGACGCGGAGGCGGCGCCGGTGGTCGTAGTGGCGCATTCCATGGCCTCCTTCCAGGCGGAGGCGATCGCCCGCCTACGTCCCGAGCGGCTGGTCGGGGTGGTGCTGGTGGATCCTTCGGTGCCGCCGCCTTGCGCCCGGTCCTCCGCTGCGGCGGGGGCGTTGGCAAGCCTCGCGGCGCGCATGGTGCGGCTGGGGCCGGTACGTGGTGTAGCCGGCAGGATGCTGCGGGCGGGCATGCGGTCCCAGACGGTACGGCCGCAGGCAATCGACTCCCCCCGGTGGCGTTCCCTGTGGAGCGGCGAACAGGCCCTGGCGGCCGCGGCGGCCGAGTGGCTGTCCTACCGCGACCAGGCGGCCCAGTTGCTGGTTCTGCGCGCCAGGCAGAAGGCGCCGGCACCCGCCCGAGTCGCCGTGCTGGAGGCACCGCCGTTCAACGGCGCGACGGCGGTTGTGAGCCTGCTTTCGGCCTTCCGCACGTCACGCATACGGCGCGTGTCCGGTTCCCGGCACCTGATGATGCTGGATGCACCACCGGTGATCGTGGAGGAGATTGAGCGGCTGTCCTAG
- the moeB gene encoding molybdopterin-synthase adenylyltransferase MoeB, with product MTPGAGETYPSLIDDARLRPLTTAEQQRYSRNALVPQVGGRGQQRIRASRILVVGAGALGSPAVLYLAAAGVGTLGIIDDDDVTISNLQRQVLHTTAAAGRPKVDSARDAVAALNPDVEVVTHREALTSANAMELLRGWDVVIDGTDNFPTRYLLGDACVLLGIPLVHGAVLRFDGEVTVFDAERGPCYRCVHPAPPDPGAVPSCAEAGVLGVLPGIVGAMQAAEALKLVIGGARPLVGRMLLVNAWDGRGAELPISKNPDCPLCGTQPTITELVDYEAFCGARPQGRMTLAEESDMNTITADGLRDRIAAGELPGRAFTLLDVREPHEVELETIDGSVHIPLAQVVERRGELDPSRELIVYCAGGVRSARAIAALEDAGYAGPMTNLDGGIKAWAASA from the coding sequence ATGACGCCGGGAGCGGGGGAGACCTACCCCTCGCTGATCGACGACGCCCGCCTGCGCCCGCTCACCACCGCCGAGCAGCAGCGCTACTCGCGCAATGCACTCGTGCCTCAGGTGGGCGGGCGCGGGCAGCAGCGTATCCGCGCCTCCCGCATCCTGGTGGTGGGCGCCGGCGCCCTGGGCTCGCCCGCCGTCCTGTACCTGGCCGCGGCCGGCGTGGGCACGCTCGGCATCATCGACGACGACGACGTCACCATCTCCAACCTGCAGCGCCAGGTGCTGCACACCACTGCCGCCGCGGGGCGGCCCAAGGTTGACTCCGCCCGGGATGCCGTAGCCGCCCTGAACCCGGACGTGGAGGTGGTCACTCACCGGGAGGCCCTGACCAGCGCCAACGCCATGGAGCTGTTGCGCGGCTGGGACGTGGTGATCGACGGCACCGACAACTTCCCCACCCGCTACCTGCTCGGGGACGCCTGCGTGCTGCTCGGAATCCCGCTCGTGCACGGGGCGGTGCTGCGCTTCGACGGTGAGGTGACGGTCTTCGACGCCGAACGCGGTCCCTGCTACCGCTGCGTGCACCCGGCACCGCCCGACCCGGGCGCGGTACCGTCCTGCGCCGAGGCCGGGGTACTGGGGGTGCTGCCCGGAATCGTCGGAGCCATGCAGGCCGCCGAGGCACTGAAGCTAGTGATCGGGGGAGCGCGCCCCCTGGTGGGCCGCATGCTTCTGGTCAACGCCTGGGACGGGCGCGGTGCGGAACTGCCGATAAGCAAGAACCCCGACTGCCCGCTGTGCGGCACCCAGCCAACCATCACCGAGCTGGTGGACTATGAGGCCTTCTGCGGCGCCCGGCCGCAGGGGAGGATGACTCTTGCAGAGGAGAGCGATATGAACACGATCACCGCCGACGGTCTGCGTGACCGCATCGCCGCCGGGGAACTGCCCGGGCGGGCCTTCACACTGCTGGACGTGCGCGAGCCGCACGAGGTCGAGCTCGAGACGATCGATGGCTCCGTGCACATCCCGCTCGCCCAGGTGGTCGAGCGCCGTGGGGAGCTCGATCCGAGCCGGGAGCTGATCGTCTACTGCGCCGGTGGCGTGCGCTCCGCCCGCGCCATTGCGGCCCTGGAGGACGCCGGATACGCCGGCCCCATGACCAACCTGGACGGCGGTATCAAGGCCTGGGCCGCCTCCGCCTGA